The window AGCCGCCGAGGCCGCCGGCGGCGGCATCGATGACGCGCACGCCCTCCTCCATGCCGGCATAGAGATTGGCGAGCGCCTGGCCATAGGTGTCGTGGAAGTGCATCGCGAGGTTGCCGACCGGAAGCTCGGCGCCAACCGCACGCAGCATCTCCTTCGCCTTGAGCGGCGTGCCGACGCCAATGGTGTCGCCGAGCGAGATCTCGTAGCAGCCGAGATCCCATAGCGTCATTGCGAGGTCGGCGACCGCCTTCGGCCTGATCTCGCCGTCGAACGGACAACCCAGCACGCAGGAGATATAACCGCGCACCTTGACGCCGTCGGCCTTGGCACGCGCCAGCACCGGCTTGAAGCGCTCGATCGACTCCGCGATCGAACAATTGATGTTGGCACGCGAAAATCCTTCGGAGGCCGCCGCAAACACCGAGACGACCTGGGCGCCTGCCGCGCGCGCGGCGTCATAGCCCTTCTCGTTCGGCACCAGCACGTGGAATTCGGCGCCCTTGACCTTGTCCTTGATTTGGCTGACGCCGCGCAGCACCTGGTCGGAGCTTGCCATCTGCGGGATCGCCTTCGGCGACACGAAGGCGCCGACCTCGACGGTCTTAAGCCCCGCCGCCACTAGCGCCTCGACGAAGGCGACGCGCGCCTCGACGCTGACCGGCGTCTTCTCGTTCTGCAGGCCGTCGCGCGGCCCCATCTCGACGATGTGGATCTGATCACTCATGACGCGGCCGCGGGCTCGACTTCGGCAAGCTCGACGCCCTCGCCGACGATGTCGCCGACCTTGCATTTGAGCTTCTTCAGCACGCCGGCATAGGGCGCGCGCAGGGTCTGCTCCATCTTCATCACTTCGAGCGTGAGGATCGGCGCGCCCTTCTCCAGCGTCGCGCCCTCCTCGGCCAGCAGCGCGACCACGGTGCCCGGCAAGGGCGCCACGATCTTGTCCTCGCCGACCTGCTCCTCGCTCTCGCCGCCGAACGGATCGACCCAGTGCAGGTCGAAACGGCCGTTGCGGGTGCGCAAGTACAGCTCGTGGCCCTCGATGACCGAAGCGACGCGCGACTTGAGGCCGTCGAGCGTCAGGTCGAAGCCATCATCGCCGGGTGAGGAGATGGCAAAGGCAAGCTCGCGCCCGCCGACGGAGAGCGTCGACGGTCCATTGCCATAGTGCAACGTGATGGTGTGCGGCGCCTCATGGCCCTGCCGGAACGAGAACACCCGCTGACGGCGGCCGACCGGCATCCAGCCGAACGCCTGCCAGGGCGAGTTCGCCTCGCGCCGCGCCGCCTTCTGCTCGTCGTTGACGATCGCGGCCACCGCCGCGCAGAGCTCGAACTCACCGGCGGCACCGGTGCCTGATGTCAGGTTCTTCAGCTCGCGCTCGATGAAGCCGGTATCGATCGCGTTGGCGCGCGTCTCCGGATGCGTCACCAGCGCCGACAGGAACGGGATGTTGGTGACGATGCCGCGGACATCGGTCTCTTGCAGCCCGCGATTGAGCTTCTCGATCGCACCTTCGCGCGTCGGCG of the Bradyrhizobium quebecense genome contains:
- a CDS encoding hydroxymethylglutaryl-CoA lyase produces the protein MSDQIHIVEMGPRDGLQNEKTPVSVEARVAFVEALVAAGLKTVEVGAFVSPKAIPQMASSDQVLRGVSQIKDKVKGAEFHVLVPNEKGYDAARAAGAQVVSVFAAASEGFSRANINCSIAESIERFKPVLARAKADGVKVRGYISCVLGCPFDGEIRPKAVADLAMTLWDLGCYEISLGDTIGVGTPLKAKEMLRAVGAELPVGNLAMHFHDTYGQALANLYAGMEEGVRVIDAAAGGLGGCPYAPGATGNVATEDVVYMLEGMGVKTGIDMDRLLATTNEVAALLGRPPVSRVASALNAKRKRLGGS